In the Diprion similis isolate iyDipSimi1 chromosome 2, iyDipSimi1.1, whole genome shotgun sequence genome, one interval contains:
- the LOC124416459 gene encoding 40S ribosomal protein S11 isoform X2, translated as MADQTEKAFQKQPTVNLNRKANLKKKPLRLSRSVGLGFKTPREAIEGTYIDKKCPFTGNVSIRGRILTGVVQKMKMQRTIVIRRDYLHYIRKYNRFEKRHRNMSVHLSPCFRDVEIGDVVTIGECRPLSKTVRFNVLKVSKGTGSKKSFKKY; from the exons ACGGAAAAGGCTTTTCAGAAACAACCCACGGTCAACCTCAACAGGAAGGCTAATCTGAAGAAGAAGCCACTCAGGTTGAGTCGTAGTGTCGGCCTTGGTTTTAAAACTCCCCGTGAG GCTATCGAAGGTACCTACATCGACAAAAAGTGCCCATTTACCGGCAATGTTTCCATTAGAGGACGCATTTTGACCGGAGTAGTACAGAAGATGAAGATGCAACGCACGATTGTTATTCGCAGGGATTATCTTCACTATATCCGGAAATataatcgatttgaaaaacgtCACCGGAATATGAGTGTCCACTTGAGCCCTTGCTTCAG AGACGTGGAAATAGGTGATGTTGTAACCATTGGCGAATGTCGGCCACTGAGCAAAACTGTTAGATTCAACGTTCTCAAGGTCTCGAAGGGAACCGGGTCTAAGAAGAGTTTCAAAA
- the LOC124416459 gene encoding 40S ribosomal protein S11 isoform X3: protein MADQNERSFQRQPTIFLNRKKGLGQKRRKSMRYSRSVGLGFKTPRETEKAFQKQPTVNLNRKANLKKKPLRLSRSVGLGFKTPREAIEGTYIDKKCPFTGNVSIRGRILTGVVQKMKMQRTIVIRRDYLHYIRKYNRFEKRHRNMSVHLSPCFRDVEIGDVVTIGECRPLSKTVRFNVLKVSKGTGSKKSFKKY from the exons AACGAGCGTTCTTTCCAGCGACAACCGACGATCTTTCTTAATCGAAAGAAAGGTCTCGGGCAGAAGCGTAGGAAGTCTATGAGGTATAGCCGTAGCGTCGGTCTTGGCTTTAAGACTCCTCGCGAG ACGGAAAAGGCTTTTCAGAAACAACCCACGGTCAACCTCAACAGGAAGGCTAATCTGAAGAAGAAGCCACTCAGGTTGAGTCGTAGTGTCGGCCTTGGTTTTAAAACTCCCCGTGAG GCTATCGAAGGTACCTACATCGACAAAAAGTGCCCATTTACCGGCAATGTTTCCATTAGAGGACGCATTTTGACCGGAGTAGTACAGAAGATGAAGATGCAACGCACGATTGTTATTCGCAGGGATTATCTTCACTATATCCGGAAATataatcgatttgaaaaacgtCACCGGAATATGAGTGTCCACTTGAGCCCTTGCTTCAG AGACGTGGAAATAGGTGATGTTGTAACCATTGGCGAATGTCGGCCACTGAGCAAAACTGTTAGATTCAACGTTCTCAAGGTCTCGAAGGGAACCGGGTCTAAGAAGAGTTTCAAAA
- the LOC124416459 gene encoding 40S ribosomal protein S11 isoform X1 → MADQNERSFQRQPTIFLNRKKGLGQKRRKSMRYSRSVGLGFKTPREAIEGTYIDKKCPFTGNVSIRGRILTGVVQKMKMQRTIVIRRDYLHYIRKYNRFEKRHRNMSVHLSPCFRDVEIGDVVTIGECRPLSKTVRFNVLKVSKGTGSKKSFKKY, encoded by the exons AACGAGCGTTCTTTCCAGCGACAACCGACGATCTTTCTTAATCGAAAGAAAGGTCTCGGGCAGAAGCGTAGGAAGTCTATGAGGTATAGCCGTAGCGTCGGTCTTGGCTTTAAGACTCCTCGCGAG GCTATCGAAGGTACCTACATCGACAAAAAGTGCCCATTTACCGGCAATGTTTCCATTAGAGGACGCATTTTGACCGGAGTAGTACAGAAGATGAAGATGCAACGCACGATTGTTATTCGCAGGGATTATCTTCACTATATCCGGAAATataatcgatttgaaaaacgtCACCGGAATATGAGTGTCCACTTGAGCCCTTGCTTCAG AGACGTGGAAATAGGTGATGTTGTAACCATTGGCGAATGTCGGCCACTGAGCAAAACTGTTAGATTCAACGTTCTCAAGGTCTCGAAGGGAACCGGGTCTAAGAAGAGTTTCAAAA